Genomic window (Arachis hypogaea cultivar Tifrunner chromosome 13, arahy.Tifrunner.gnm2.J5K5, whole genome shotgun sequence):
aaatatttttattcttaaaatttaataattttttattaagtatatattttttgtgatttttttgtcaataatcaataatacttttaaaaaataaaaaatctaacaatcaaatttttattcgattttttatgtatattttttaaatagttatctAAATGTTTTTATATATTCTGAATTAAATACATAAGCggtttattaaatacaaaaatcgtttcttgtaaaaaaaaatattctatttgaatatttttattatatttttaaataatgtgaagatatttttgtcgataacgaaattagaaaaaaaaaatttgtgtcaaAATAATTTGAGTAACTTTTAGTGATTTACCCCAATAGTAATGGTATAACTTGTTGatattgattattttatattgtatTGGCATATATTGCTCagacaaatatataaatatagagaGCACACAAAAATATTTAGTAGCACTAAAACAGAGATATGGTATGACTGAAAATCTAAACTGCAGTGTGCATCTAAATAAGTAGGTAGGACACTGCTTCTCTATCTCAATGTCTTATGCTATCATATCTCAAATTgagttttataattttaaaatttcaagtaATCAAAGTACAAATAACCCATATTTTAAAGACTGCTTAGTACTTAGTGGTATCAATCAATCCAACAATCTTAGATAATGGTATAAATGTTTGTCCCACGCATGCAATGATGTGTCAGTTGGCTTGAGCTTACACATGACATGTGTACAAAAGAATCCTTCCTACTAAGTCAAGGAATACGGCTTGTTCTTCTCACCAACACCAATGCAGAATTGAGCATTGTGATAGGATGACACACACGACCAGTATTTAAGATAAAAGTATATAATATAAGTAAACAACATATGTAAGATATCTTATTTGATACACACGGAATGAACCATGATATCCACTATACCAAGCACAATATAATAGTGTATATATTTAAAGTTATTAATAACTCCTAAAACATACCAAAGCATTAATTGGATCATTGACATGTAATGGGGAGGATAATACAGAAAACTCATAATGAGCCATGATTAAGCTTGGACTGAGATCAATCAAAACACGTCTATCATAGGGTACTGCCCCACTTATGGTTCCTTGTATATATGCTGGTACGATAATATGTATGTGATAGATAATGGAGTTGCTAATTTGGTTTTGATTCTGCTAAATTAGGAAAGCATTTGTTGATGTGTTAATTTAAAGGAGAAGAAGTGGGAGACAACAAAATCAGAATGTGAAGGAATAAAATCTCCTATGACTATATAATTCTAAATTCATAATCGCAATCATAATCCTTGTGTTCTAGCATAAAGATAAATAGAAATCATTTATTCTCTTAATAAGTTAATAGGAATTATAGGACCTTCATCCTTGGCTTaaacatttcaaaattcaaatattacttaataaataagtaattcattttctttcttttttatagaTTTTTAAAATGTCTGGAAATCACACAGACACAcacaataaaatcaaataaaataaaaagttaaaattaaaatactaaatccTTTGGTTAGGCAATGATAACATCATTTGGGGCCATGGCATCTTTTGTATACTTTGGAAAGAAGCTAATTTTTCATAGTTTCATATCTTTCATCGATCATCACTTAAAGAACTAGTTTTAGCCATATATTCTATAATCTATATAGCATAAGATTTTCGCTTAAGTGGCACTTCTAAATGATTCGAAATTAAATTATAACATCTTTATGATTTCAGAAACATCTTTATTATAATAAGATTGAATACAATATATATAGTACCAAGGAATCATAAAAAGCACCATTTCATGCCAGACATCGTACAAATAAAGTGGTTAATGACGTAAAAACCCACTTAATATTATCATTGTCTGAGTTGGCTCTATGCCTATAAAAATCGAGGTTGCAAATCATTGTTCAAGTAAAATCTAATAAGGGTCATATAGAAGTTAAGAAGTACctcatggaaaagaaaataatcatGTGCTTGCTTCATTGCTTGTCCATAGTAATGTGTTGCTTGTGTGGCAACTTAGTAACAGTGCATGCAATTGAAACACCAAAATACACAGTGATAAGGTCTGAATCAGATTTCCAAATCAGACTCTACTCTGAATCCACATGGATGTCAGCTCTTGTTCTTCCACCAACTTCCTTCGACAACTCCACCAAAACTGGATTCCACAGGTCTTGTTTCCTTTCTCTCTATATATTTTAAGCATCATAAAACAATACAagagttattttttaattttgctctATATTATCGGCACTTTTCACATTTGCATTTTGATATGATTCTCACAACAGCAGAACTCTAGGTAGTCacttttatattatatttgatatCTATAGACGCCTAAATTTTTATTGTGCAAGTTTGTTACATTTGAAGAAAAATTGCTATATTATTCTCTGGGTATTGAATTAGATATGGtatcataattatttttaaagagtTTTTATGCAAAAGAACGGCCGTGCAGGTTGTATGAATACATTCACGGTGGCAATTTGAATTCATCAAAACTTGCATTCACTGCACCGGTCTTAACCAGCATGCCTTCATCAGGGGATGACTATGTTGTGAGGATGTATGTATCTGCTAGATTTCAGGGGAAACCGCCACTGCCAAATCAAGAGCTGAAGTTGCAGGTAGAGAAGTGGAAGGCTCAATGCATTGCAGTGAGGACCTTCAGTGGTT
Coding sequences:
- the LOC140178027 gene encoding uncharacterized protein; protein product: MEKKIIMCLLHCLSIVMCCLCGNLVTVHAIETPKYTVIRSESDFQIRLYSESTWMSALVLPPTSFDNSTKTGFHRLYEYIHGGNLNSSKLAFTAPVLTSMPSSGDDYVVRMYVSARFQGKPPLPNQELKLQVEKWKAQCIAVRTFSGFAADDNIYKEIEALINSVNRRREDGRSSGTIQDKGSYTIAQYNGSSHNTGRLNEVWINVSGLTSEGCPPSQ